A window of the Mucilaginibacter sp. cycad4 genome harbors these coding sequences:
- a CDS encoding family 43 glycosylhydrolase, producing MLLKKNSIPFIIFFAAMFNVQTTRAQHADRISPGELWPDDHGEHIQAHGGGITKVKDKYYWYGEERRRGLDSNIRYVSCYVSKDLMNWKFKGDVVAFTDPENLGPKWILERPKVFLSKKTGKFVMYFHLDNATYKYARVGIAVCDRPDGQFRYLKSFHPLDHESRDIGQFVDDDGAQYLVFEDRPLGFHIVKLTENCLGIEREMCLIRQHMEGGAIVHYQGLYYAIGSALTGWRPNANKYATATSLEGPWSDFKDIAPKETNTYNSQSTLLLKISGRKDTTVVFLGDIWKPRSQWDSRYLWMPVEIGNGRMWLPKPVPFKINVREGSTFKAD from the coding sequence ATGCTCCTCAAAAAAAATTCAATTCCATTCATAATATTCTTTGCTGCTATGTTCAACGTGCAAACAACGCGCGCGCAGCATGCTGACCGTATTTCCCCCGGAGAATTATGGCCTGACGATCATGGGGAACATATACAGGCCCACGGTGGCGGGATAACCAAAGTAAAAGACAAATATTACTGGTATGGTGAAGAAAGAAGACGGGGACTGGACAGCAATATACGTTATGTAAGCTGCTACGTTTCTAAAGACCTTATGAACTGGAAATTCAAGGGGGATGTAGTGGCATTTACAGACCCTGAAAACCTGGGACCTAAATGGATACTTGAGCGTCCGAAAGTATTTTTAAGTAAAAAAACCGGCAAATTCGTTATGTATTTTCATCTCGATAACGCTACGTATAAATATGCCCGGGTTGGGATAGCGGTTTGCGATCGTCCGGACGGGCAGTTCCGATATCTGAAAAGCTTCCACCCGTTGGATCACGAAAGCAGGGACATTGGGCAATTTGTCGACGATGACGGAGCGCAATACCTTGTATTTGAAGACCGGCCACTTGGCTTCCATATTGTTAAACTTACAGAAAATTGCCTCGGTATAGAACGGGAAATGTGTCTGATCCGCCAACACATGGAAGGCGGCGCAATTGTTCATTACCAAGGCTTATATTATGCAATAGGCTCAGCATTAACTGGCTGGAGACCGAATGCGAACAAATATGCTACCGCCACGTCGCTTGAAGGACCATGGTCTGATTTCAAGGATATCGCGCCAAAAGAAACCAACACGTATAATTCACAGTCAACACTACTCCTTAAAATTTCGGGAAGGAAAGATACGACTGTTGTATTTCTCGGAGATATCTGGAAGCCCAGGTCCCAATGGGATTCCAGATATCTCTGGATGCCGGTGGAAATCGGAAATGGCAGAATGTGGTTACCGAAACCTGTCCCCTTTAAAATTAATGTCCGTGAAGGTTCCACATTCAAAGCCGATTAA
- a CDS encoding glycoside hydrolase family 97 catalytic domain-containing protein, whose amino-acid sequence MFYSKKYIVTLLGFLSVLFASTAFAKNTGAAQLITSIHSPDGRTVVQIKLNQRNRLVYRMTSGGRVIVNWSALGIKTDGPVLDSLRSAPSVSKLKVSSRFSWPLGEDAVIEDNYEAGILKCRTATGMFQIYVRLYNGSLAFRYACYNLPRRPVRLLEEGTEMNFANVSTIYQYHEESVFRLVKVDSLAGASDLPSTLVAAGCGYISVGEADNRNYTKCVLIRGEKPNSLAFRFYVDTLYRGHNAPSVQKDTMVVFRDSLVTPWRTISFSKTAVGLHDFSQLNLKLVNPLSARGPAAVVPGKVFRVPINTRGALDGVDFASKMNFQYILIDAGWYGAEFRTVSDPTRPLPEFDLPQIIAHGKQKGIGVILYVNYVGLKAKLDTLLPLYKKWGIAGIKFGFVDGGTQRGLSWLDTAMKKVNNYGFVLNVHDHYKPTGLSRRYPFVLSSEGIRGDENSPDAFHNTVLPFTRFLAGAADFTFCYPNMINSYNKNVKVSKAQQLALTVVYFDPLQAIFWYGRSQDYQGEQEIEFFKYVPTVWDESKYVCGDIGKGICVVRRKGKDWFLGGAAGLEPWTGKVRLGFLNKSKSYQATIYEDDDNGGIRKRTTNLKYTGILNVSLRAKGGIAVIIRPLN is encoded by the coding sequence ATGTTTTATTCAAAAAAGTATATTGTAACGTTATTAGGCTTTTTGTCTGTGCTCTTCGCATCAACGGCATTCGCCAAAAACACCGGCGCGGCTCAACTTATCACCTCGATACATTCTCCGGATGGACGTACCGTAGTTCAAATCAAGCTTAATCAACGGAATCGCCTTGTTTACAGGATGACATCTGGCGGCCGGGTGATCGTTAATTGGTCGGCGCTGGGAATTAAAACGGACGGGCCAGTTCTTGACTCGCTTCGGTCCGCCCCTTCGGTAAGCAAATTAAAAGTCAGTTCCAGGTTTTCCTGGCCGCTTGGTGAAGATGCAGTGATTGAAGATAATTACGAGGCGGGCATTTTAAAGTGCCGTACAGCAACCGGAATGTTCCAAATTTACGTGAGGTTATATAATGGCAGCCTGGCCTTTCGGTATGCTTGTTATAATTTGCCGAGGCGGCCGGTACGCCTGCTGGAAGAGGGTACAGAGATGAATTTTGCAAACGTAAGCACAATCTATCAATATCACGAGGAATCGGTATTCAGGCTTGTAAAGGTCGATTCTCTGGCGGGAGCCAGTGACCTTCCTTCAACACTAGTTGCGGCGGGCTGTGGTTATATCAGCGTTGGGGAAGCTGATAACAGAAATTACACCAAATGCGTGCTTATACGAGGGGAAAAGCCCAATAGCCTTGCATTCCGGTTTTATGTGGATACGCTTTATAGGGGACACAATGCTCCCTCCGTTCAAAAAGATACCATGGTCGTTTTCAGGGACAGTTTAGTGACACCATGGAGAACTATCAGTTTCAGCAAAACAGCGGTCGGATTGCATGATTTTAGTCAACTGAATTTGAAACTTGTTAATCCTCTATCAGCCAGGGGCCCTGCAGCCGTGGTGCCCGGAAAAGTATTCCGGGTACCCATCAACACCCGGGGCGCCCTCGATGGCGTTGATTTTGCTTCAAAAATGAATTTTCAATATATATTGATCGATGCAGGCTGGTACGGCGCCGAGTTCAGAACCGTATCTGATCCCACCAGGCCTTTGCCCGAATTTGATTTACCGCAAATTATTGCCCACGGTAAACAGAAAGGCATCGGTGTCATTCTTTATGTCAATTATGTTGGACTTAAGGCGAAGTTAGATACGCTGTTACCACTCTATAAAAAATGGGGCATCGCCGGTATTAAATTCGGATTTGTTGATGGTGGCACACAAAGAGGGCTATCATGGCTTGATACGGCTATGAAAAAAGTAAACAATTATGGTTTTGTGTTGAATGTACATGATCATTACAAACCTACCGGACTAAGCCGAAGGTATCCTTTTGTGCTCAGTTCTGAAGGCATTCGTGGTGATGAAAACAGCCCTGACGCTTTTCATAATACTGTACTTCCGTTTACACGTTTTCTTGCAGGTGCTGCTGATTTTACTTTTTGTTATCCCAACATGATTAATTCCTACAACAAAAATGTTAAAGTGAGTAAAGCGCAGCAACTTGCCCTTACAGTCGTTTATTTTGATCCGTTACAAGCTATATTCTGGTATGGGCGTTCCCAGGACTACCAGGGTGAACAGGAGATAGAGTTCTTTAAGTACGTCCCGACAGTGTGGGATGAAAGCAAATATGTTTGTGGTGATATTGGAAAAGGAATTTGTGTCGTCAGGCGCAAGGGTAAGGATTGGTTCCTGGGAGGGGCGGCGGGTTTGGAGCCATGGACCGGGAAAGTTAGGCTTGGGTTTCTCAATAAATCAAAGTCATATCAGGCAACGATATACGAAGACGACGATAATGGCGGAATTCGTAAAAGGACTACCAATTTAAAATATACGGGAATTTTGAATGTCAGCCTTAGAGCAAAGGGGGGAATAGCCGTTATTATCAGGCCATTGAATTAG
- a CDS encoding family 43 glycosylhydrolase, with translation MIVSNFFKKITLLMVFAGLTYCTSAQEYPKAILRGDYPDPSIMRDGNDFYMTHSPFTYSPGFLIWHSKDLVNWEPITRAMPDLVGSAMAPDLLKYKGKYYIYFPANGSNWVIWANDIRGPWSKPIDLKVTRIDPGHAVDEVGKRYLFVSAGGMVSLSDDGLSVTGNIKDVYTGWDYPKDWITECKCLESPKIVKKGDYFYMLTAEGGTAGPATSHMVVAARSKSIQGPWENSPYNPIVHTYSADEKWWSKGHGTLIDDIKGNWWIVYHAYEKGYHTLGRQTLIEPIEWTADGWFKTAKGKMDSGTKEEKYSSGFMLSDNFNKTTLGLQWTAWKGYDTNVIQLKNGSLYLKAKGSGPANAQLLLTTVPDTSYEAQVEVSLTGRSTGGLILFYNEEAFAGITSNGKSVTIYKNADAHLNKSVALGRHFYLKIKNNRNTCDMHASKDGKNWVIFQSGLQVSGFNHNKYHGFFALRPGFMSAGKEGAVILDNFRYKPIN, from the coding sequence ATGATCGTATCCAATTTCTTTAAAAAAATCACTCTTTTAATGGTATTTGCAGGGCTTACCTATTGTACGTCTGCACAAGAGTATCCAAAGGCTATCCTAAGAGGTGATTATCCGGACCCGAGTATTATGCGTGACGGGAATGATTTTTACATGACGCATTCACCGTTTACATATTCTCCCGGCTTTTTAATATGGCATTCGAAAGACCTGGTTAACTGGGAGCCGATAACACGGGCCATGCCAGATCTGGTTGGATCGGCCATGGCTCCCGACCTGTTGAAATATAAGGGTAAGTATTATATTTATTTTCCGGCCAATGGCTCAAACTGGGTAATATGGGCGAATGATATACGCGGCCCTTGGAGTAAACCTATTGATTTAAAGGTGACTCGTATTGATCCCGGACATGCAGTAGACGAAGTAGGTAAGCGTTATTTGTTCGTTTCTGCCGGTGGTATGGTTTCTTTATCTGATGACGGGCTTTCTGTAACAGGCAATATAAAAGACGTTTACACTGGTTGGGATTATCCCAAAGATTGGATTACCGAATGTAAATGCCTGGAGTCTCCGAAGATTGTTAAGAAGGGAGATTATTTCTATATGCTAACTGCTGAAGGAGGTACCGCGGGTCCGGCAACCAGCCACATGGTGGTAGCCGCCCGTTCAAAAAGCATCCAGGGCCCGTGGGAAAATTCTCCGTATAATCCAATTGTCCATACCTATAGTGCAGATGAGAAATGGTGGTCTAAAGGCCATGGGACATTAATTGATGATATAAAAGGAAACTGGTGGATTGTATACCATGCTTATGAAAAAGGATATCATACTTTAGGACGCCAAACCCTTATTGAACCTATTGAGTGGACAGCAGATGGTTGGTTCAAAACGGCAAAAGGAAAGATGGATTCCGGAACAAAAGAAGAAAAATATTCATCGGGCTTTATGCTATCTGATAATTTCAATAAAACGACGCTCGGGCTGCAATGGACAGCCTGGAAAGGCTATGATACGAATGTCATTCAGCTAAAAAATGGCAGCCTTTATTTAAAGGCTAAGGGTTCTGGTCCGGCGAATGCACAGCTTTTATTAACCACAGTTCCGGATACAAGTTATGAAGCCCAGGTAGAAGTGAGTTTAACCGGGAGAAGTACCGGCGGGTTGATTTTGTTTTACAATGAGGAAGCTTTCGCTGGCATTACATCCAATGGTAAAAGTGTTACCATTTATAAGAATGCAGACGCGCACCTCAACAAATCTGTGGCACTGGGAAGGCATTTTTATCTTAAAATTAAAAACAACCGGAATACCTGCGATATGCATGCCAGCAAGGATGGCAAAAACTGGGTAATTTTCCAATCCGGCTTACAGGTATCAGGTTTCAACCATAACAAATATCACGGCTTTTTTGCATTGCGGCCAGGTTTTATGTCAGCTGGAAAGGAAGGCGCTGTGATATTGGATAATTTCAGGTATAAGCCTATCAACTAA
- a CDS encoding family 43 glycosylhydrolase, with protein sequence MNNSLLKNLVLLWLLFVGLAVKAQQNNQPLPQPVIPDYVADPSVVNFNGTYYLYGTADIDRDLKEMGPPVVWASKDLVNWSYKGTLFQGIDWNKPYTYGPEGKKKTGYFRYWAPGVVIKKDNLYHLYATIVKPDARLGTYHLTAKRPEGPFKFSNGSGVFSNQPEKESEETKPVVADIDGDPFVDEDGQAYIFWRRRKAAKLSKDWKTIEGLEVSIPTKRSGYSEGPFLFKRNGIYYYFYTLSGGANYAYAYMMSKTGPLGPFVAPEQDMVFKSDVAKGVWGPGHGNVLRIPGSDNYLFFYLEYGQGGTTRQVFVNRLQFNADGTIQPAQVNTTGIAEIPNLNKNTLIHPVKVTASSARRDTVIKTTINTVIDKLIAMPPKFVETELVSVQRIMDFKPENAIDGSNGTFWMSDNADKEPWYQIDLGTIRRVNSLELFFVKSTLGHSFKIEKSEDGHAWKTVNTPASQVIHSPEVVNKIGKTRFLKLTILSGAPGLWEVKVY encoded by the coding sequence ATGAATAATAGTTTATTAAAAAATTTAGTCTTATTATGGCTATTGTTTGTTGGGCTTGCAGTTAAAGCGCAGCAGAATAATCAGCCTTTACCTCAACCGGTTATCCCGGATTATGTTGCCGACCCCTCCGTGGTTAATTTTAACGGTACGTATTATTTGTATGGAACGGCCGATATTGACCGTGATTTGAAGGAAATGGGGCCGCCCGTTGTTTGGGCCTCAAAAGACCTTGTTAACTGGAGTTATAAAGGGACACTTTTTCAGGGTATTGATTGGAACAAACCTTACACCTATGGCCCCGAAGGAAAAAAGAAAACGGGATATTTCAGGTACTGGGCCCCTGGTGTGGTAATTAAAAAAGATAACCTTTATCACCTGTATGCTACCATTGTTAAGCCTGATGCAAGGCTCGGTACTTATCATTTAACGGCAAAGAGGCCGGAAGGCCCTTTTAAATTCAGCAATGGATCAGGTGTTTTCTCTAATCAGCCAGAAAAAGAAAGTGAAGAGACTAAGCCTGTCGTGGCTGATATAGATGGAGACCCCTTTGTAGATGAGGATGGGCAGGCTTATATTTTCTGGCGCCGAAGAAAAGCGGCTAAACTGAGTAAAGACTGGAAAACTATTGAAGGCCTGGAAGTATCTATTCCAACCAAGAGATCCGGTTATTCCGAGGGGCCCTTCTTATTTAAGCGAAACGGTATTTATTACTATTTTTATACATTATCGGGCGGAGCCAACTATGCTTATGCCTATATGATGAGTAAAACCGGCCCATTGGGCCCCTTTGTTGCCCCGGAGCAGGATATGGTATTCAAATCCGATGTTGCGAAAGGCGTTTGGGGGCCGGGCCATGGTAATGTGCTGCGTATCCCCGGTTCAGATAATTATCTGTTTTTTTATCTGGAATACGGCCAGGGAGGCACAACCCGTCAGGTTTTTGTTAACCGCTTACAGTTTAACGCCGATGGAACCATTCAGCCCGCACAGGTAAATACTACCGGGATTGCGGAAATACCCAATTTGAACAAAAATACCCTCATACATCCTGTTAAAGTTACGGCTTCGAGCGCGAGAAGGGATACCGTTATCAAAACAACTATCAACACGGTAATTGATAAGTTGATTGCTATGCCTCCCAAATTTGTTGAAACTGAACTTGTAAGCGTTCAGCGTATAATGGATTTTAAACCAGAAAATGCTATTGACGGTTCAAACGGAACTTTTTGGATGAGCGACAATGCCGATAAGGAGCCTTGGTATCAGATTGATCTTGGTACAATAAGGCGGGTGAATAGCCTGGAGCTCTTTTTCGTAAAATCTACACTGGGGCATAGTTTTAAAATCGAGAAATCGGAAGATGGGCATGCATGGAAAACAGTAAATACACCCGCATCGCAGGTGATTCACTCTCCCGAAGTGGTCAATAAAATAGGGAAAACCCGTTTCCTCAAATTAACCATCTTGTCCGGCGCGCCCGGTTTGTGGGAAGTTAAGGTGTATTGA
- a CDS encoding alpha-L-arabinofuranosidase C-terminal domain-containing protein, which yields MNRILKLVGILHVLLIQCAFASKPVLVDQPDSVYLFSYGANNPSVGLQFAWSPDKKNWNLIGGGNGFLRSDYGPGGSQKKMFNPFVIFGADKMWHCIWSLNATEQIYAHAASENLIDWNRQSYPAVSKGQNFLRPGVKFDLNQKNYLVTYTDAKGKFFAVETKDFKRNDPGREISAEDYIPSVEVNLSSGKVSGQIHRVEWAVVDQLIKAYELRNFKNIAKEETTQQDAYRFAGLKPIEAKFTLNAENAKPISNTLIGIFFEDLNYAADGGLYAELIQNRDFEYDLHDKFGSDKSWTHSHSWSSAGVGGSFTIDSIAPVHPNNLHYAVLKTSANRGSLINSGFDGIALKKGEKYNFSLFAKLLDKGKGNLKVRLIGNNGEVFGETMVAVASGPWRKLKAVLTSNATVTDAKLELQAIQAGRLAVDLVSLFPQDTYKGRSNGLRADLAKTIADIHPRFVRFPGGCLAHGDGLNNIYRWKNTIGPLEARKPQRNIWHYHQTVGLGYFEYFQFCEDIGAEPVPVVAAGVSCQNSRDGGNGQQGGIPMEQMDEYVQDIIDLAEWANGDVNTKWGKIRAQAGHPKPFNLKYIGVGNEDMITDIFEERFTMIVNALKKVHPEIIVIGTAGPSFEGADYREGWDVASRLKIPIVDEHYYNKAGWFINNQDFYDSYDRSKPKVYLGEYAATVPGRGANFESALSEAIYLTSLERNADVVSMSSYAPLLAKEGHTQWNPDMIYFNNTEVKLTAAYQVQKMYGQNSGDQYLPASVTLSDSQDGVKKRVAISVVRDSKSKDLIIKLVNLLPVAVKAETDFKNVAPVGTKIAKTVLQGQLTDKNVMPVIAEAPLAEINSTELPPYSFTILRVKTK from the coding sequence ATGAATCGAATTTTAAAGCTCGTCGGAATACTTCATGTGTTGTTAATACAGTGCGCTTTTGCTTCAAAACCTGTTCTGGTTGATCAGCCCGATTCCGTTTATCTATTTTCGTATGGAGCCAATAACCCTTCGGTGGGCCTTCAGTTTGCATGGAGCCCTGATAAAAAGAATTGGAACCTGATTGGAGGAGGAAACGGATTTTTACGAAGCGATTATGGCCCTGGTGGCTCCCAGAAAAAGATGTTTAATCCATTTGTGATTTTTGGTGCAGATAAGATGTGGCATTGTATATGGAGTTTGAATGCTACTGAACAGATTTACGCCCATGCAGCATCAGAGAATTTGATTGACTGGAATCGTCAGAGTTATCCGGCGGTAAGCAAAGGGCAGAATTTTCTTCGCCCCGGAGTTAAATTTGATTTGAACCAAAAAAACTATTTGGTTACTTATACAGATGCCAAGGGGAAGTTTTTCGCAGTTGAAACAAAAGATTTTAAAAGAAACGACCCCGGAAGAGAAATTTCCGCTGAAGATTACATCCCTTCAGTTGAAGTTAACCTGTCTTCTGGTAAAGTAAGCGGGCAAATTCATCGGGTTGAATGGGCTGTAGTTGACCAGCTGATTAAAGCGTACGAACTTAGAAATTTCAAAAATATTGCAAAGGAGGAAACGACGCAGCAAGATGCTTACCGGTTTGCCGGACTAAAACCAATTGAAGCAAAATTTACGTTGAATGCAGAAAATGCCAAACCAATAAGTAATACCTTGATAGGCATCTTTTTTGAAGACCTCAATTATGCTGCCGACGGAGGCTTATATGCAGAACTCATTCAAAACAGGGACTTTGAATACGACTTACATGATAAGTTTGGAAGTGACAAAAGCTGGACCCATTCTCATTCCTGGTCTTCAGCAGGAGTGGGGGGGAGTTTTACAATTGATTCTATTGCCCCAGTTCACCCCAATAATCTTCACTATGCGGTATTAAAAACAAGTGCGAATCGAGGCTCACTTATCAATTCTGGCTTTGATGGCATAGCTTTAAAAAAAGGTGAAAAGTATAATTTCTCTCTATTTGCTAAACTATTAGATAAAGGGAAAGGAAATCTGAAAGTTCGTTTAATTGGGAATAATGGAGAAGTGTTTGGAGAAACCATGGTAGCTGTTGCTTCGGGCCCCTGGAGAAAGTTGAAAGCTGTTCTTACTTCAAATGCCACCGTTACCGATGCGAAATTGGAATTGCAGGCTATCCAGGCTGGCAGGCTGGCTGTTGATTTGGTTTCTCTATTCCCTCAGGATACTTATAAAGGCAGATCGAATGGTTTGCGGGCCGATCTGGCAAAAACTATCGCTGATATTCATCCTCGTTTTGTGAGGTTCCCCGGGGGGTGTTTAGCTCATGGAGACGGTTTAAACAATATTTATCGTTGGAAAAATACCATCGGGCCGCTGGAAGCGCGCAAACCACAACGTAATATATGGCATTACCATCAAACTGTTGGGTTAGGTTATTTCGAGTATTTTCAATTCTGCGAAGACATAGGGGCCGAGCCTGTCCCTGTAGTTGCCGCCGGCGTTTCTTGCCAAAATTCCCGGGATGGAGGAAACGGGCAGCAAGGCGGAATCCCGATGGAACAAATGGATGAATACGTTCAGGATATAATCGACCTGGCAGAATGGGCAAATGGGGATGTTAATACCAAATGGGGAAAAATACGCGCCCAGGCCGGCCATCCCAAACCTTTTAATTTAAAGTATATCGGTGTTGGGAACGAGGATATGATAACCGACATATTTGAAGAACGGTTTACAATGATTGTTAATGCTTTGAAAAAGGTTCATCCCGAGATAATAGTCATCGGAACCGCCGGGCCAAGTTTTGAAGGTGCAGATTATCGGGAAGGCTGGGATGTTGCATCCAGATTAAAGATTCCAATAGTTGACGAGCATTACTATAATAAAGCAGGCTGGTTTATTAACAATCAGGATTTTTACGACAGTTATGACCGGTCAAAACCTAAAGTTTACCTGGGTGAGTATGCAGCAACGGTGCCAGGGCGGGGCGCTAATTTTGAATCCGCCTTATCTGAAGCTATTTATTTAACTTCACTGGAGCGTAATGCGGATGTGGTAAGCATGAGTTCTTATGCTCCCTTGCTTGCCAAAGAAGGCCACACCCAATGGAACCCTGATATGATATATTTTAACAATACCGAAGTTAAGCTCACGGCTGCTTACCAGGTGCAAAAAATGTATGGCCAAAATTCAGGGGACCAATACCTGCCGGCTTCGGTAACCCTGTCTGATAGCCAGGATGGGGTAAAAAAGCGGGTGGCTATATCAGTAGTACGCGATTCAAAATCTAAGGACCTGATCATTAAATTAGTGAACTTACTTCCCGTTGCTGTTAAAGCCGAAACTGATTTTAAGAATGTAGCTCCCGTGGGAACAAAAATCGCGAAAACGGTATTGCAGGGGCAACTTACCGATAAAAATGTTATGCCGGTAATTGCAGAGGCTCCCCTTGCCGAAATTAATTCAACAGAGTTGCCGCCATATTCATTCACCATACTGAGAGTTAAAACGAAATAG
- a CDS encoding glycoside hydrolase family 43 protein has product MKIRTIVALKLLVVITFISQQAVAQKKIKEKDMSAYLMVYFKDETHSLYMALSKDGYSFTDINNGKPVMAGDTIALQKGIRDPHVSRGPDGAFYLAMTDLHIFAKKAGYRDTEWERDKEYGWGNNRSMVLMKSWDLINWSRSIVRVDQAFPGLEDIGCAWAPETIYDKDQKKMMIYFTMRFKNGKNKIYYSYVNDDFTKLETAPELLFEYPKDISYIDADITRVGKNYHLFYVPHDGTPGIKQAVSKSLNKEYVYDAKWYDPEPKACEAPTVFKRIGEKKWVLIYDIYGITPNNFGFSETSDFINFKNLGHFNEGPMKATNFSSPKHCAVIQLTKKEAEALAKRWNFDAQF; this is encoded by the coding sequence ATGAAAATAAGAACAATCGTAGCCCTTAAGCTTTTAGTCGTCATAACCTTTATATCCCAACAGGCTGTAGCCCAGAAAAAAATTAAGGAGAAGGATATGAGTGCTTACCTGATGGTTTATTTTAAGGACGAGACACACAGCCTTTATATGGCATTGAGTAAAGATGGTTATTCATTTACAGATATAAATAACGGGAAGCCGGTAATGGCGGGAGATACAATTGCCTTACAGAAAGGAATTCGCGACCCTCATGTTTCACGTGGCCCTGATGGCGCATTTTATTTAGCAATGACTGATTTACACATCTTCGCTAAAAAAGCGGGCTATCGCGACACCGAATGGGAAAGGGATAAGGAGTATGGCTGGGGAAATAATCGCTCGATGGTGCTGATGAAATCATGGGACCTGATCAATTGGAGCCGCAGCATAGTCAGGGTAGATCAGGCTTTTCCGGGCCTGGAAGATATAGGTTGCGCCTGGGCACCAGAAACCATCTATGATAAGGATCAGAAGAAAATGATGATCTATTTTACTATGCGTTTTAAAAACGGCAAAAACAAAATATATTATTCTTATGTAAACGACGATTTTACCAAACTGGAAACAGCTCCGGAATTATTGTTCGAATATCCGAAAGATATATCCTATATCGATGCCGATATAACCCGTGTAGGGAAAAATTATCACCTGTTTTATGTTCCTCATGATGGTACTCCCGGTATTAAGCAAGCGGTATCCAAATCACTAAATAAGGAATACGTTTACGATGCCAAATGGTACGACCCGGAACCTAAAGCATGCGAAGCACCAACGGTATTCAAACGGATCGGCGAAAAAAAATGGGTCCTTATTTACGATATCTATGGCATAACGCCTAACAATTTCGGCTTTAGTGAAACCAGCGATTTTATAAATTTTAAGAATCTTGGACATTTCAACGAAGGGCCCATGAAAGCGACTAACTTTTCTTCTCCTAAGCACTGTGCGGTTATTCAGCTAACAAAAAAGGAGGCAGAGGCTTTGGCTAAAAGGTGGAATTTTGATGCTCAATTTTAA
- a CDS encoding sigma-70 family RNA polymerase sigma factor, with protein MMKNLEELSNLWSEVCIGNKRSYSIIHQNLYPVLYTLGNRMVNDEELTDDLIQEVFIKLWLRKESIGPIGNVKGYFFAVMRSVCLDFIRSKDLVETRMARIEFLDLQISIEDEITQKEATLKQRRMIEYALNRLPDRQQEIIRLRFFEGLTCAEIGSMTGIKYQSVVNHVYRAVQTLRELYGAEDELRVA; from the coding sequence ATGATGAAAAATTTAGAGGAGCTATCCAACCTTTGGAGTGAGGTTTGTATAGGTAATAAACGTTCATATTCCATAATCCATCAAAATCTTTATCCTGTGCTATATACTTTAGGCAACAGGATGGTAAATGACGAAGAACTTACCGATGATCTGATACAGGAGGTGTTTATCAAATTATGGCTAAGGAAGGAATCGATTGGTCCAATTGGAAACGTTAAAGGATACTTCTTTGCTGTTATGCGATCAGTTTGTCTTGATTTTATAAGGAGCAAAGACCTTGTTGAAACCAGGATGGCAAGGATTGAATTTTTAGATCTCCAGATTTCGATAGAAGATGAAATTACGCAAAAAGAAGCGACGCTTAAGCAAAGAAGAATGATTGAATACGCGTTAAATCGCTTGCCCGATCGCCAGCAGGAAATAATTCGGCTCCGATTTTTTGAAGGACTGACTTGTGCCGAGATTGGATCGATGACTGGTATAAAATATCAATCGGTTGTAAATCATGTATATAGGGCGGTTCAAACGTTGAGGGAATTGTATGGAGCCGAAGATGAACTACGTGTAGCCTGA